Proteins encoded in a region of the Hydrogenobacter sp. genome:
- a CDS encoding 2Fe-2S iron-sulfur cluster-binding protein — protein sequence MKVKTSIKLMRQDFEGYRSFLIDIQENATLLDILVKIKEEMDQSLSFRSMCRAGVCGTCAIKVNGKAVLACSTKVSIFGEELVFEPIDKFVVIKDLVVDHDPIYFKLKLRRVWFDPRKENIKLTEWELKKTERSHECILCGVCDSVCPVLEVAQSFAGPLSLTRYQKLVFDKRNANLEQKTYGLKDMNPQLCTHCMNCSYACPKKLMPEAIIKEEESLLVEKGMLIKDTGGFDFLGI from the coding sequence ATGAAAGTGAAAACAAGCATAAAACTAATGCGTCAGGACTTTGAGGGTTACAGATCTTTCCTAATAGATATTCAGGAGAACGCTACTCTTTTGGACATACTTGTAAAGATAAAAGAGGAAATGGATCAGAGTTTATCCTTTAGGAGCATGTGCAGGGCGGGTGTTTGTGGAACGTGTGCTATAAAGGTAAATGGAAAAGCCGTACTTGCTTGCTCCACAAAGGTATCTATATTTGGAGAGGAGCTTGTTTTTGAACCCATAGACAAGTTCGTTGTTATAAAGGACCTGGTAGTTGATCATGACCCTATATACTTCAAATTGAAACTCAGGAGAGTTTGGTTTGATCCTCGCAAGGAGAATATAAAACTTACTGAGTGGGAACTTAAAAAAACAGAGAGGAGCCATGAGTGTATCCTTTGCGGTGTATGTGATAGTGTATGTCCCGTGCTTGAAGTCGCTCAAAGTTTTGCAGGTCCATTATCTCTCACAAGATATCAAAAACTCGTATTTGATAAAAGGAATGCAAACTTGGAGCAAAAAACTTACGGTCTGAAAGATATGAATCCTCAACTTTGTACACACTGCATGAACTGTTCTTACGCATGTCCAAAAAAACTCATGCCAGAAGCTATAATAAAGGAAGAGGAAAGCTTACTTGTGGAGAAAGGTATGCTAATAAAAGATACCGGAGGATTTGATTTTTTAGGGATATAA
- a CDS encoding epoxyqueuosine reductase QueH — translation MKILVHICCAPDAFYFLKRLREEYPDNTIVGFFYDPNIHPYEEYKLRLVETERICQALGIELYKGEYDLENWMRSVKGYEDEPERGKRCKICFDYRLIRSAQFAKDLGATHLTTTLLMSPKKEFMMLKESGESVASTYGLEFLSPDYRKGGGTQEMFKLSRGFEVYHQDYCGCIYGLFKQKKENAVWDLVSFIGRRPGSKEESLFIKSVRLFAEGLSLSCREWEFSFLNWKVLYGRIQVGDQTIPSFVVPFSRSVRGILKADVEEVIGNTLYYNRGGLKILLVDELKDEPVYRFNGLTDPTFRVSSAYRELLLKNRIKVELQTELSTDQSSVLLVGSLQAKSFVGIPADTLQDGEGVSLEAVKEFIKRNLNEMLKGQISLVVCGAESLARAGSSYFRERTGKIINTVFCELGF, via the coding sequence ATGAAGATACTTGTGCATATATGTTGCGCTCCAGATGCCTTTTATTTTCTCAAGAGATTAAGGGAGGAATATCCGGACAATACTATAGTGGGATTTTTCTACGATCCCAATATACATCCTTACGAAGAATACAAACTCAGGCTTGTGGAAACAGAAAGGATCTGTCAAGCTCTGGGTATAGAACTTTACAAAGGTGAGTACGATTTAGAAAATTGGATGCGTTCAGTTAAGGGTTACGAGGATGAGCCAGAGAGGGGTAAAAGATGTAAAATCTGCTTTGATTACAGACTCATAAGATCAGCTCAGTTTGCAAAAGATCTTGGAGCCACTCACCTCACCACGACTCTCCTTATGAGTCCAAAAAAAGAGTTTATGATGCTAAAAGAGAGCGGAGAGAGCGTGGCAAGCACGTATGGGCTTGAATTTTTATCCCCCGACTACAGAAAGGGAGGTGGAACTCAAGAGATGTTTAAGCTTTCAAGAGGTTTTGAGGTGTATCATCAGGATTATTGCGGGTGCATCTACGGACTCTTCAAACAGAAAAAGGAAAATGCAGTATGGGATCTGGTGTCCTTCATAGGTAGAAGACCAGGCAGTAAAGAGGAGAGCCTTTTTATAAAGTCCGTCAGACTTTTTGCAGAAGGGCTTTCGCTGTCCTGCAGAGAGTGGGAGTTTAGTTTTCTAAACTGGAAAGTGCTTTACGGAAGAATTCAAGTGGGAGACCAAACTATCCCTTCTTTTGTTGTTCCTTTTTCCCGCTCGGTAAGAGGCATTTTAAAAGCTGACGTAGAGGAGGTTATAGGCAATACGCTCTATTACAATAGAGGAGGACTGAAGATCCTTCTTGTGGATGAACTAAAAGATGAACCAGTTTACCGATTTAACGGTTTAACGGATCCAACTTTCAGAGTTTCCAGCGCCTATAGAGAACTTTTACTCAAAAATCGCATAAAGGTTGAGCTTCAAACTGAGCTCTCAACAGATCAATCAAGTGTACTATTAGTGGGTAGTTTGCAAGCTAAAAGTTTTGTCGGTATTCCTGCGGATACACTCCAGGATGGGGAAGGTGTGAGCTTGGAAGCTGTTAAAGAATTTATAAAGAGAAATCTCAATGAAATGCTCAAAGGACAAATATCTCTTGTTGTGTGCGGTGCTGAATCCCTTGCAAGAGCAGGTAGTAGCTATTTTAGGGAAAGAACCGGAAAGATCATAAACACTGTATTTTGCGAACTGGGTTTCTAA
- a CDS encoding SAM-dependent methyltransferase, whose product SSIDWESLKGINTLVFLMAVSNRQEIAKRLISVGREPKEPVAFIERGTTKEQKVVITSLKELSENPPEVRPPAVMVVGEVVRLRGSIAQMIRVICNGYINPLLCVL is encoded by the coding sequence TTCAAGCATAGACTGGGAGAGCCTGAAGGGGATAAACACCCTTGTCTTTTTGATGGCGGTTTCAAACAGGCAGGAGATAGCAAAGAGGTTAATAAGCGTGGGGAGAGAGCCGAAAGAACCCGTAGCCTTCATAGAGAGGGGGACAACGAAGGAGCAGAAGGTAGTTATTACAAGCCTTAAGGAGCTTTCTGAGAACCCGCCTGAGGTGAGACCCCCTGCTGTTATGGTGGTGGGTGAGGTGGTGAGGTTGAGAGGGAGTATAGCGCAGATGATTCGGGTCATATGTAATGGATATATTAATCCTTTATTATGTGTTCTATGA